One genomic window of Flexivirga oryzae includes the following:
- the kdpB gene encoding potassium-transporting ATPase subunit KdpB, which translates to MTTRSTSPATRPEKSRTPGRATAALCRQAGTALPSALAKLDPRHVWRQPVIFVVWVSAVLTTVLAALHSSWFSWLVAIWLWATILFANLAESVAEGRGKAQADTLRNTRATATARRLTGSGEEQIAAAELRLGDRVVVEASQLIPGDGDIVEGIATVDESAITGESAPVVREAGGDRCAVTGGTTVLSDRIVVQITAKPGETFIDRMIALVEGAERQKTPNEIALGILLTVLTIIFLLAVSTIPAFAGWAGHRPSVLVLVALLVCLIPTTIGALLSAIGIAGMDRLVQHNVLAMSGRAVEAAGDVSTLLLDKTGTITLGNRQASDIVVLGGHDAAEVHCVAHLSSLSDETPEGRSIVAWTADRIGMTMDLPSEVVVVPFTAQTRMSGLDLADGTQLRKGAASSVCRVVRESGGSGADEAMAAADRISAAGGTPLVVAAGAAGAAMDAIGVIHLKDVIKPGMVDRFAQLRRMGIRTVMITGDNPLTARAIADEAGVDDFLAEATPEDKMRLIKSEQEGGRLVAMTGDGTNDAPALAQADVGVAMNTGTSAAKEAGNMVDLDSNPTKLIDIVAIGKQLLITRGALTTFSIANDLAKYFAIIPAMFVANYPGLSDLNIMGLHSPDSAILSAVIFNALIVVALIPLSLKGVRYRPLRADQLLARNILIYGVGGVIAPFIGIKLIDLIISLLPGM; encoded by the coding sequence GTGACGACTCGATCCACTTCGCCCGCAACACGACCCGAAAAATCGAGGACTCCTGGTCGGGCAACCGCTGCCTTGTGTCGACAAGCGGGCACCGCCCTGCCCAGCGCGCTGGCCAAGCTCGATCCGCGGCACGTGTGGCGTCAGCCGGTGATCTTCGTGGTATGGGTCAGCGCCGTTCTCACGACCGTGCTGGCGGCGCTGCACTCTTCCTGGTTCTCCTGGCTCGTCGCGATCTGGCTCTGGGCCACCATCCTGTTCGCCAATCTCGCCGAGTCCGTCGCCGAGGGGCGGGGGAAGGCGCAGGCGGACACACTGCGCAATACCCGCGCTACTGCCACAGCCCGGCGACTGACCGGCTCCGGCGAGGAGCAGATCGCGGCCGCGGAGTTGCGGCTCGGTGACCGGGTCGTGGTGGAGGCCAGTCAGCTCATTCCCGGTGACGGAGACATCGTGGAAGGCATTGCCACGGTCGACGAATCAGCGATTACCGGCGAGTCCGCGCCCGTCGTCCGGGAGGCGGGCGGCGACCGGTGCGCGGTCACCGGCGGCACCACCGTGCTGTCGGACCGGATCGTCGTGCAGATCACCGCGAAGCCCGGCGAGACGTTCATCGACCGGATGATCGCGCTGGTCGAAGGCGCCGAGCGGCAGAAGACGCCGAACGAGATCGCCCTCGGCATCCTCCTCACGGTGCTGACGATCATCTTCCTGCTCGCGGTCAGCACCATTCCGGCGTTCGCCGGCTGGGCCGGGCACAGACCGAGTGTCCTGGTCCTCGTCGCACTGCTCGTGTGCCTCATCCCGACGACGATCGGCGCGCTGCTGTCGGCGATCGGCATCGCCGGCATGGACCGGCTGGTCCAGCACAATGTGCTCGCGATGTCCGGACGCGCCGTCGAGGCCGCCGGTGACGTGTCGACCCTCCTGCTCGACAAGACCGGCACGATCACGCTCGGCAACCGGCAGGCGTCCGACATCGTCGTGCTTGGCGGCCACGACGCTGCCGAGGTGCATTGCGTGGCGCACCTGTCATCACTGTCCGACGAAACACCGGAGGGTCGCTCCATCGTCGCGTGGACCGCGGACCGCATTGGTATGACCATGGATTTGCCATCGGAAGTGGTCGTCGTACCTTTCACGGCACAGACCAGGATGAGCGGCCTGGATCTGGCCGACGGCACGCAGCTGCGCAAGGGCGCGGCCAGCTCGGTGTGCCGCGTGGTGCGGGAGTCGGGAGGTTCCGGCGCCGACGAGGCGATGGCCGCCGCGGACCGCATCTCCGCGGCGGGAGGCACGCCGCTGGTGGTCGCCGCCGGCGCAGCCGGAGCCGCGATGGACGCGATCGGTGTGATCCACCTGAAGGACGTCATCAAGCCCGGGATGGTCGACAGGTTCGCGCAGTTACGCCGGATGGGCATCCGGACCGTGATGATCACCGGCGACAACCCGCTGACGGCCAGGGCGATCGCCGACGAGGCCGGAGTCGACGACTTCCTGGCGGAGGCGACTCCCGAGGACAAGATGCGGCTGATCAAGAGTGAGCAGGAAGGCGGCCGGCTGGTCGCCATGACCGGCGACGGCACCAATGACGCGCCGGCGCTGGCCCAGGCGGACGTCGGTGTCGCCATGAACACCGGCACGTCGGCCGCGAAAGAGGCCGGCAACATGGTTGACCTCGACTCGAATCCCACCAAGCTGATCGACATCGTCGCGATCGGCAAGCAACTGTTGATTACCCGCGGCGCGCTCACGACGTTCTCGATCGCCAACGACCTGGCCAAGTACTTCGCGATCATCCCCGCAATGTTCGTGGCGAACTATCCCGGCCTGTCGGACCTCAACATCATGGGGCTGCACTCGCCTGACTCCGCAATCCTGTCTGCGGTCATTTTCAACGCCCTGATCGTCGTCGCGCTGATTCCGCTGTCGCTCAAAGGCGTTCGGTACCGGCCGTTGCGAGCCGATCAGCTCCTCGCGCGCAACATCCTGATCTATGGCGTCGGTGGCGTGATCGCACCGTTCATCGGGATCAAGCTCATCGACCTCATCATTTCGCTACTCCCCGGGATGTGA
- a CDS encoding response regulator has translation MTRVLVVDDEPALVRTLSINLRARDYEVEHAFDGRTAVQCVAEDEPDVMVLDLGLPDLDGVEVIRRVRQISELPIIVLSARHGGDDKVEALDGGADDYVTKPFGIDELLARLRAIRRRTGASAHPEPVITEHFSLDFSERIASKGGVAVRLTPTEWHLLEVLAVQPGHLVPQRELLRQVWGPGYESDTNYLRVYVAGLRRKLEPTPARPRYLLTDSGQGYRLVL, from the coding sequence ATGACCAGAGTGCTGGTAGTTGACGACGAGCCCGCCCTGGTGCGAACACTCAGCATCAATCTGCGCGCGCGGGATTACGAGGTGGAGCATGCCTTCGACGGCCGCACCGCGGTGCAGTGTGTTGCCGAGGACGAGCCGGATGTGATGGTGCTCGATCTGGGCCTGCCGGACCTGGACGGGGTCGAGGTCATCCGGCGGGTGCGACAGATCAGCGAGCTGCCGATCATCGTCCTGTCCGCGCGGCACGGCGGTGACGACAAGGTGGAGGCGCTGGACGGAGGTGCCGACGACTATGTAACCAAGCCCTTCGGCATCGACGAACTGCTGGCGCGACTACGCGCCATCCGGCGCCGGACGGGTGCGAGTGCGCATCCGGAGCCGGTCATCACCGAGCACTTCTCTCTCGACTTCTCCGAGCGCATCGCAAGCAAGGGTGGGGTTGCCGTCCGGCTGACCCCGACCGAATGGCATCTGCTCGAGGTCCTCGCCGTACAGCCGGGCCACTTGGTGCCCCAGCGGGAGCTGCTCCGTCAGGTTTGGGGTCCCGGGTACGAGAGCGACACCAACTACCTTCGGGTCTATGTCGCGGGTTTGCGCCGGAAGCTGGAGCCGACACCTGCGCGGCCGCGGTATCTGCTCACCGACTCCGGGCAGGGGTACCGGCTTGTTCTCTGA
- a CDS encoding DNA-3-methyladenine glycosylase I: protein MAEAASVAVGPDGLARCAWGDGSDDYRIYHDTEWGVPVHGERALYERITLEAFQSGLSWITILRKRPAFRAAFADFDPEVVASYGARDVQRLMQDAGIVRNRRKIDAAITNAQAVLRLRDGGGLDELIWSHRPASHRRPRDFSETPAQTTESVSLAKALKKAGFAHVGPTTMYAAMQACGLVDDHVVGCFRGGA, encoded by the coding sequence ATGGCTGAGGCTGCCTCGGTGGCCGTCGGACCGGACGGTCTGGCGCGCTGTGCCTGGGGTGACGGCAGCGACGACTACCGGATCTACCACGACACCGAGTGGGGTGTGCCGGTCCACGGCGAGCGGGCGCTTTACGAGCGCATCACCCTGGAGGCTTTCCAGTCCGGCCTGTCCTGGATCACCATCCTGCGCAAACGGCCCGCCTTCCGCGCGGCCTTCGCCGATTTCGACCCCGAGGTCGTGGCGTCGTATGGCGCCCGCGACGTGCAGCGTCTCATGCAGGACGCCGGCATCGTGCGTAACCGGCGCAAGATCGACGCGGCGATCACCAACGCGCAGGCGGTGCTGCGGTTGCGGGACGGCGGCGGCCTCGACGAGCTGATCTGGTCGCACCGGCCCGCCTCGCACCGTCGGCCCCGCGACTTTTCCGAGACCCCGGCCCAGACCACCGAATCCGTCAGCCTGGCAAAGGCGTTGAAGAAGGCCGGCTTCGCACACGTCGGTCCCACCACCATGTATGCCGCGATGCAGGCGTGCGGCCTCGTCGACGACCACGTGGTGGGCTGCTTCCGGGGCGGCGCGTGA
- the kdpF gene encoding K(+)-transporting ATPase subunit F, which produces MTEYVVAGVIAAALLAYLVYALVHPDKF; this is translated from the coding sequence ATGACTGAATATGTCGTTGCGGGTGTCATCGCCGCGGCGTTGCTCGCGTACCTCGTCTACGCACTCGTCCACCCGGACAAGTTCTGA
- the kdpC gene encoding potassium-transporting ATPase subunit KdpC, whose protein sequence is MATASLTIGRQSLAAVRIFLVLTVLLGVLYPAAVWGVGRIAFHDQATGSLIRSNGKVIGSSLIGQQFTGRQWFHGRASATDYAGNSSAGSNLAADDKRQEATVIAREKALSPLGGTTPDALTMSASGLNPDISPAYARLQAPRVAKARGVSVAQVRRLIGDATTGRAAGFLGAPKVNVLQLNLSLQRLASGQ, encoded by the coding sequence ATGGCAACCGCCTCACTCACCATCGGCCGGCAGTCGCTGGCGGCGGTGCGCATCTTCCTCGTCCTCACCGTGCTGCTGGGCGTGCTCTACCCCGCAGCGGTCTGGGGTGTCGGCCGCATCGCATTCCACGACCAGGCGACCGGATCACTGATCCGCAGTAATGGCAAGGTGATCGGCTCGTCATTGATCGGCCAGCAGTTCACCGGCCGGCAATGGTTCCACGGTCGTGCCTCGGCCACGGACTACGCGGGCAACTCCAGCGCCGGCTCCAACCTGGCGGCGGACGACAAGCGGCAAGAGGCAACGGTCATTGCTCGCGAGAAGGCGCTGTCGCCGCTGGGTGGCACAACACCGGACGCGCTCACCATGAGCGCGAGCGGCCTGAACCCGGACATCTCCCCGGCATACGCCCGGTTGCAGGCACCACGGGTCGCGAAGGCTCGCGGGGTGTCGGTCGCGCAGGTCCGCAGACTGATCGGGGACGCCACCACCGGACGCGCTGCCGGGTTCCTCGGCGCACCGAAAGTGAACGTGCTGCAGCTAAATCTCTCGCTGCAGCGCCTGGCCAGCGGACAGTGA
- a CDS encoding ATP-binding protein: MLQEAHRRQQRGTDVVVGIVETHDRAYTAEQLEGLEIVPPREIQHGGTTLNELDVEAVLRRRPDVVLVDELAHRTIGGPHERRWEDMEQLLEAGIDVLSTVNVQHLESLNDAVSQITGVRQQETVPDAVVRAADQIELVDMTPEALRRRLAHGHVYPAERVDAALANYFRAGNLSALRELALLWTADRVDEVLARYRDDHDIESIWPVRERVVVALTGGPEQETLLRRGARIAGRGAGGEFYAVQVVADTGLRDVRVESAAATRQLVTELGGTMHTVTGSDVGGAILEFARGVNASQIIIGASRRTRWQRIAGRGVGDTVVDGSGDIDVLMVTHELAHSGRRPAVSWGEIGRGREIAGWLLATVGLALLTAILDVTGSSHALPLEVLIYLAFTVATAIVGGIWPALVTAVLASLSLNWFFAPPTGTLTINHPQNAVALLVFVIVAASVASVVHLSARRAAQSVAAEYDSRVLAELTHSLLAVKDPLPELLAQARDIFATDGAAIVRTTHTGVPGQIVVLSGTVPLADLDARLSRVRVDDEHQLVLEGDVVDAGRQRLMEAYASVAAAILHRNELALQAAAAAGLAKDNRSRAALLAAVSHDLRTPLAAIKAGVSSLRSTDIELSAEDQRELLETVEDATDRLDDLIENLLDMSRIQSGNITARTDDVLVADMVAATLRTLSAPDRVHPWLPDPQISVLADAGLVERVLANLLENALRYSPGRQEVVLTAERLGRWVELRVMDRGPGVPESERTGIFAPFQRYGDGHRGDGVGLGLAVSKGLTEAMDGTLEAEDTPGGGLTMCVRLPVAGQSAMTRGA, from the coding sequence ATGCTCCAGGAAGCTCATCGCCGGCAGCAACGCGGCACCGATGTCGTCGTCGGCATCGTCGAAACCCATGACCGCGCTTACACCGCCGAGCAGCTCGAAGGTCTGGAAATCGTTCCACCACGGGAGATCCAGCATGGTGGCACCACGTTGAACGAGCTCGACGTCGAGGCGGTCCTGCGGCGGCGGCCGGATGTTGTGCTCGTTGACGAGCTCGCGCACCGCACGATCGGCGGTCCGCACGAGCGTCGTTGGGAGGACATGGAGCAACTGCTGGAGGCCGGCATCGATGTGCTGTCGACTGTCAATGTGCAACACCTGGAGTCCCTGAACGACGCGGTCTCGCAGATCACCGGTGTCCGGCAGCAGGAAACCGTACCGGACGCTGTGGTCCGCGCCGCCGACCAGATCGAGCTGGTCGACATGACGCCAGAAGCGCTTCGCCGCCGCCTCGCCCACGGACACGTCTATCCCGCGGAGCGGGTCGATGCCGCGCTGGCCAACTACTTCCGTGCTGGCAATCTCTCGGCATTGCGAGAGCTCGCGCTCCTCTGGACCGCCGATCGGGTGGACGAGGTGCTTGCCCGCTACCGCGATGACCACGACATCGAGTCGATCTGGCCGGTCCGCGAGCGGGTCGTCGTCGCGCTCACCGGCGGTCCGGAGCAGGAGACCTTGCTGCGCCGCGGCGCCCGCATCGCCGGCCGAGGTGCTGGGGGAGAGTTCTATGCCGTGCAGGTCGTCGCGGACACGGGTCTGCGCGATGTGAGGGTCGAATCCGCCGCCGCAACAAGGCAATTGGTGACCGAGTTAGGCGGAACGATGCACACCGTCACCGGCTCGGACGTCGGAGGGGCGATCCTGGAGTTCGCTCGTGGGGTAAATGCGTCCCAGATCATCATCGGCGCGAGCCGCCGGACACGGTGGCAGCGGATCGCCGGCCGTGGTGTCGGCGACACCGTCGTCGACGGTTCCGGCGACATCGACGTGCTGATGGTCACTCACGAGCTGGCACACAGTGGCCGGCGACCGGCGGTCAGCTGGGGCGAGATCGGACGTGGTCGTGAAATCGCTGGCTGGTTGCTCGCCACGGTCGGCCTGGCGCTGCTCACGGCGATCCTCGACGTCACCGGTTCGTCGCATGCGTTGCCTCTTGAGGTCCTGATCTATCTCGCGTTCACCGTCGCGACCGCCATCGTCGGTGGCATCTGGCCGGCGCTGGTCACGGCGGTGCTGGCAAGCCTGTCGCTCAACTGGTTCTTCGCGCCACCGACCGGCACACTCACGATCAATCATCCGCAGAACGCCGTGGCCCTGCTCGTCTTCGTGATCGTCGCCGCCTCGGTCGCGTCCGTCGTGCATCTGTCCGCCCGACGTGCGGCGCAATCGGTTGCCGCTGAATACGACTCCCGCGTGTTGGCGGAACTCACGCACTCGCTGCTCGCCGTCAAGGACCCGTTGCCGGAGTTGCTGGCGCAGGCACGTGACATCTTCGCCACCGACGGTGCGGCGATCGTTCGCACCACCCACACAGGGGTGCCCGGACAGATCGTGGTTCTCAGCGGTACCGTCCCGCTGGCCGACCTGGACGCCCGGCTGAGCCGCGTTCGTGTCGACGACGAGCACCAATTGGTGCTCGAAGGCGATGTCGTGGACGCCGGCCGGCAGCGGCTGATGGAGGCATACGCGAGCGTGGCAGCAGCGATCCTCCATCGCAACGAACTCGCACTCCAGGCCGCGGCCGCTGCCGGACTGGCGAAGGACAACCGCTCGCGGGCGGCACTGCTCGCCGCCGTCTCCCATGACTTGCGCACGCCCCTGGCCGCGATCAAGGCTGGAGTGTCCAGCCTACGCAGCACGGATATAGAGCTGTCCGCCGAAGATCAGCGTGAACTGCTGGAAACCGTTGAGGATGCTACGGATCGGTTGGACGATCTGATCGAGAACCTGCTCGACATGTCGCGGATCCAGTCGGGCAACATCACCGCCCGCACAGACGACGTGCTGGTTGCCGACATGGTGGCGGCAACGTTGCGCACCCTCAGTGCTCCGGACCGGGTCCACCCGTGGCTGCCAGACCCGCAGATCAGCGTCCTGGCCGACGCCGGCCTGGTGGAGCGGGTGCTGGCGAACTTGTTGGAGAACGCCCTGCGCTACTCTCCCGGCCGCCAGGAGGTCGTGCTCACCGCCGAACGCCTGGGCCGCTGGGTCGAGTTGCGCGTCATGGACCGGGGCCCCGGCGTGCCGGAGTCGGAGCGGACCGGTATTTTCGCGCCGTTCCAGCGGTACGGCGACGGTCACCGCGGCGACGGTGTCGGCCTCGGGCTCGCCGTGTCGAAAGGGCTCACCGAGGCCATGGACGGCACGCTGGAGGCCGAGGACACACCCGGCGGCGGCCTCACCATGTGCGTGCGGCTGCCCGTCGCCGGACAAAGCGCTATGACGCGAGGGGCGTGA
- a CDS encoding SPFH domain-containing protein gives MVVLIVVAVIVILVIAVVAKSVALIPQAEAAVIERLGRYTKTVSGQLTLLMPFIDRVRARVDLRERVVSFPPQPVITEDNLTVNIDTVVYFQVTDPRSAVYEINDYIVGVEQLATTTLRNVVGGMTLEETLTSRETINAQLRGVLDEATGHWGLRVARVELKSIFPPPSIQESMEKQMKADREKRATILAAEGHREAAIKSAEGDKQSRILAAEGAKQAAILEAEADRKSQVLRAEGERAAKYLHAQGEAKAIEKTFNAIRSSKPTPELLAYKYLQMLPEMAKGEASKVWVVPSDFGSALQGFAKSFGAQGDDGTFRYEMPPAEERAPVDDEDVADWFTLERDPAVAEAVAAAEAVARQTTDLDDVRPPRPARSQRPSTALPPSTSAPEPDEDDAEPAPDIEATQAQPQIAGPPPQYPPQGVQLPGHQQPAPPQGAPHQGSPQQQPPYQPGQPGQGQPPQQ, from the coding sequence ATGGTAGTCCTGATAGTCGTCGCGGTGATCGTGATCCTGGTGATCGCGGTCGTCGCGAAATCCGTGGCACTGATCCCGCAGGCCGAGGCCGCGGTGATCGAGCGACTCGGTCGCTACACCAAGACCGTGTCGGGGCAGCTGACGCTGCTGATGCCGTTTATCGACCGGGTCCGGGCCCGGGTCGACCTGCGTGAGCGCGTCGTCTCCTTCCCGCCGCAACCGGTGATCACCGAGGACAACCTGACGGTCAACATCGACACCGTCGTCTACTTCCAGGTGACCGATCCGCGGTCGGCGGTCTACGAGATCAACGACTACATCGTCGGTGTCGAGCAGTTGGCCACCACCACGCTGCGCAACGTCGTCGGTGGTATGACGCTGGAGGAGACGCTCACCTCGCGCGAGACCATCAACGCCCAGTTGCGAGGGGTGCTGGACGAGGCGACCGGCCACTGGGGGCTGCGCGTCGCCCGCGTCGAGCTGAAGTCGATCTTCCCGCCGCCGTCGATCCAGGAGTCGATGGAGAAGCAGATGAAGGCCGACCGCGAGAAGCGGGCGACCATCCTCGCCGCGGAAGGTCACCGGGAAGCCGCGATCAAGTCGGCCGAGGGTGACAAGCAGAGCCGGATCCTCGCCGCGGAGGGCGCCAAGCAGGCGGCGATCCTCGAGGCCGAGGCCGACCGCAAGTCCCAGGTGCTGCGCGCCGAGGGCGAGCGCGCCGCCAAGTACCTGCACGCGCAGGGCGAGGCCAAGGCGATCGAGAAGACGTTCAACGCGATCCGGTCCAGCAAACCCACCCCCGAACTGTTGGCCTACAAGTACCTCCAGATGCTGCCGGAGATGGCCAAGGGCGAGGCGAGCAAGGTCTGGGTCGTGCCGAGCGACTTCGGCTCCGCGCTGCAGGGCTTCGCCAAGTCGTTCGGCGCCCAGGGTGACGACGGCACCTTCCGCTACGAGATGCCGCCGGCGGAGGAGCGTGCTCCCGTCGATGACGAGGACGTGGCCGACTGGTTCACCCTGGAGCGCGACCCGGCCGTCGCTGAGGCCGTCGCTGCTGCCGAGGCCGTCGCCCGGCAGACCACGGACCTGGACGACGTCCGGCCGCCGCGACCGGCCCGGTCGCAGCGGCCGTCGACCGCGCTGCCCCCGTCGACATCCGCACCGGAGCCCGACGAGGACGATGCGGAGCCCGCACCCGACATCGAGGCCACCCAGGCGCAGCCGCAGATCGCCGGCCCGCCGCCGCAGTACCCGCCGCAGGGTGTGCAGCTGCCGGGTCACCAGCAGCCCGCGCCGCCGCAGGGTGCTCCGCACCAGGGTTCGCCCCAGCAGCAACCGCCATACCAGCCGGGACAACCCGGCCAGGGGCAGCCGCCACAGCAGTAG
- the kdpA gene encoding potassium-transporting ATPase subunit KdpA codes for MSEQASGLLTIALLVAVLAVVHVPLGDYMARVFSSDKDLAIERAFYRASGVDPKSQQRWSRYAVSVLAFSGVSIVVLWALCTWQGRLPLDRGASMDWHTAINTAISFVTNTNWQSYAGEAGASALLQALGLAVQNFVSAAVGIAIAVALVRGLVAHKTGVVGNFWVDLTRATVRILLPIAFLGALVLLAGGVIQDLAAPQVIDTITGGHQTIESGLVASQEAIKELGTNGGGYFNANSAHPFENPNGFTNFIEILLILVIPFSLPRTYGRLVGDKRQGLAVLGFMAFLWAAMLVVITWAEQAASTAPTGAMEGKEVRFGVWASSLFANSTTATSTGAVNSWHESFSPIGGGGALINMLLGEITPGGVGSGLYGALVVAVLAVFIAGLMVGRTPEILGKQVGRKEITYAALYSVTTPALVLLGTATALAVKSATGAIFATGPHGLTEILYAYASASNNNGSAFGGLSADQPYLNLTLGACMLLGRFLPMLAVLALAGSFAAQRRRPATDGTMPTHTPLFGALMVGVALLVTGLTFLPVLALGPLAEALS; via the coding sequence ATGAGCGAGCAGGCAAGTGGGCTGTTGACCATCGCCCTCCTCGTGGCAGTGCTCGCCGTCGTGCACGTACCGCTCGGTGACTACATGGCGCGCGTGTTCAGCAGCGACAAGGACCTGGCGATCGAGCGTGCCTTCTATCGGGCCAGCGGCGTCGATCCCAAGTCGCAGCAACGCTGGTCGCGGTATGCCGTGTCGGTGCTGGCCTTCTCGGGCGTGAGCATCGTGGTGCTGTGGGCGCTGTGCACCTGGCAGGGGCGGCTCCCGCTGGACCGTGGCGCGTCCATGGACTGGCACACGGCGATCAACACCGCGATCTCCTTCGTCACCAACACCAACTGGCAGAGCTACGCCGGCGAGGCGGGCGCGAGCGCCCTGCTGCAGGCGCTCGGGCTGGCCGTCCAGAACTTCGTCTCCGCGGCCGTCGGCATCGCCATCGCGGTCGCCCTCGTCCGGGGTCTGGTCGCGCACAAGACCGGCGTGGTCGGCAACTTCTGGGTCGACCTGACCCGTGCCACGGTGCGCATCCTGCTGCCGATCGCGTTCCTCGGTGCCCTCGTCCTGCTGGCCGGAGGCGTGATCCAGGACCTCGCAGCGCCGCAGGTCATCGACACGATCACAGGCGGCCACCAGACGATCGAGAGCGGACTGGTCGCGAGCCAGGAAGCGATCAAGGAACTCGGCACGAACGGCGGCGGCTACTTCAACGCCAACTCCGCGCACCCCTTCGAGAACCCCAACGGCTTCACCAACTTCATCGAGATCCTGCTCATCCTGGTGATCCCGTTCTCACTCCCTCGCACCTACGGCCGGCTGGTCGGCGACAAGCGCCAGGGCCTTGCCGTGCTCGGTTTCATGGCCTTCCTCTGGGCGGCGATGCTCGTCGTCATCACCTGGGCCGAGCAGGCGGCGTCCACTGCCCCGACCGGTGCCATGGAGGGCAAGGAAGTCCGCTTCGGGGTCTGGGCGTCGTCGCTGTTCGCCAACTCCACGACCGCGACATCGACCGGTGCCGTCAACTCGTGGCACGAGTCATTCAGCCCGATCGGCGGCGGTGGCGCACTGATCAACATGCTGCTCGGCGAGATCACGCCCGGCGGCGTCGGTTCCGGGCTGTACGGCGCACTCGTGGTCGCCGTCCTCGCGGTCTTCATCGCCGGCCTGATGGTCGGCCGCACACCCGAGATCCTCGGCAAACAGGTGGGGCGCAAGGAGATCACGTATGCCGCGCTCTACTCGGTCACCACTCCGGCCCTGGTGCTGCTGGGTACCGCGACGGCGCTGGCGGTGAAGAGCGCGACGGGCGCCATATTCGCGACCGGGCCGCACGGGCTGACCGAGATCCTCTACGCCTACGCGTCCGCCTCGAACAACAACGGCTCCGCCTTCGGCGGGCTGAGCGCCGACCAGCCGTATCTCAACCTCACACTCGGCGCGTGCATGCTGCTCGGCCGGTTCCTGCCGATGCTGGCCGTGCTCGCCCTGGCCGGCTCGTTCGCGGCACAACGCCGTCGGCCGGCCACGGACGGCACGATGCCGACGCACACCCCGCTCTTCGGAGCATTGATGGTCGGCGTCGCCCTGCTGGTCACCGGCCTCACCTTCCTACCCGTACTCGCGCTCGGGCCGCTCGCAGAGGCTTTGTCGTGA
- a CDS encoding NfeD family protein, with amino-acid sequence MAALIWFAGGVLLAAAEALSGDFVLLMIGGGAIAAGIAMFIGAPLWLATIVFAIVSVGLVFGLRPVLKRHLLSSPTVPTGIEALRGREATVLRAFGNDGGQVRLAGQIWSARPADENDTFRTGESVIVQDIDGATAVVRRGDD; translated from the coding sequence ATGGCGGCACTGATCTGGTTCGCGGGCGGGGTGCTGCTGGCCGCCGCGGAGGCGCTCAGCGGTGACTTCGTGCTGCTGATGATCGGCGGCGGAGCGATCGCCGCCGGCATCGCGATGTTCATCGGAGCACCGCTGTGGCTGGCGACGATCGTGTTCGCGATCGTCTCGGTGGGTCTCGTCTTCGGACTGCGGCCGGTGCTCAAACGACACCTGCTGAGCAGCCCGACGGTCCCCACCGGCATCGAGGCGCTACGCGGCCGGGAGGCGACCGTCCTCCGCGCGTTCGGCAACGACGGCGGCCAGGTGCGGCTCGCCGGACAGATCTGGTCGGCCCGCCCGGCGGACGAGAACGACACGTTCCGCACCGGCGAGAGCGTGATCGTCCAAGACATCGACGGCGCAACGGCCGTCGTGAGAAGGGGAGATGACTGA